Genomic segment of Ischnura elegans chromosome 12, ioIscEleg1.1, whole genome shotgun sequence:
gcatCCACACCTCCCTTATTGCATATACCCAGTATTAGTTTCTCCTTaatccccccctagccttaattcctagctatatataggatctgatgaattgtttccttacttctacgcttgtaCTCTCAGGTGTaaggagattcttctttttgtagaaagccctctttgcctgcacTGTTCTACTGATGATTTATATCTTTCTGCTTCCTTTGTTGGTAACTTGGCTTCTTAGATCCAATGGATCCTTCCTTCTGGTGAATCATAAAATGGACTATTgcttttccctttatttttcactcttcattaccatagattaaaataatattgaaccaCCCACGTTCTTCCTAACtagcaattttttctttgaacataACAGCTAAAGGATAACTATAGTACTTGAATGGAATCCTTCATGCAATTGTGGCCAATAATTACCTTTCAGTGTGGGTGACAATAGCCTGCAGCTCATGGCTGGTTCTCTTGACGTTGACGAGGGGGAAATTTATGATGTAACTTATTTCACTGAACACCCCAATTATGATCCAGACACCACAGACTGGGATATGGCGCTACTCAAGGTAATTTTTTGCTCTTCTATAGCTATATGTGTataagataaattattaaaatatgttactATAAGACcactaattttttgtttattatgctTTTTGTTAGTTGTAATTGCATATTTAATAATAGTGTTTTAGTACACATCGACgaatctagggggggcacgtgccccgcttcctgacccttaaaaaatatgcaagatttttaatacggtcccattatcattgcgttcattttgtattacgaggtacacttgtgccctcccagaaaataatcctggatataaccttcctttcccccccccctcccagaaagaaatcctggatccgcccctgttagtacaaactgctattttttactttaaaacgcATGCTGAcgaatttttgttaaataatttcctgaataatttttaaaacttaaattctaaGTGCCAagattttcgaaattttaataattttgtcgtGAATATTTTGGatattgcattaatttatatttaattgtattttattaatgtatatttcaATGTATTAGGGTATTAGTTTATATTCGTACAAAAGCGTTTCAGAGTTGATTTGGTGGAAGTACAATATATCCATGGTGAAGATCACAATtgataattttccacatttttaaatgcaacactcaacaaccgaccatgatttcaacatgTAGCgtcattttcactttgaaatgacACTATGTGATGAATCCATGGTACATTGTTGAGTTTTGgagttaaaaagtgtggaaattaccatttgtgttctttcatcatgagtTAATTTATGTTGTtgtaatttagaatattttataaatttatgaataattttttcattatattaacacaaatttttttctttttctttctcaagGGGTACAGCCTCAGAGCCATTAATAAatctcatttcatttcatattacaGGTCTCAACGCCTTTTGTCTTCAGTGGTACAGTGTCTCCTATTGCATTGCCTGCAGAAGGAGAGGAGCTGGATGTTGGGACAATGGTGGTGATAAGTGGATGGGGTGACGTAAGGGTATGTGCACAAGTGCAGTCTGGTCAGGTTGGCTGGAGGCTGATCACTTAGGGCCCCCTCAACACTCCCATCTTTCATGAAGCatatataaaaaagtttaataaaaaaacactcagattacttgaactggaggttttctttttgctattatatattttttaatttttatcggttcgtttatttataacatactcagtgtaaaaatatcatataaaaaataaataaaatgaaggtatCTGAAGAATCAATGgggtagcgaggggggggggctgAGGGGTCCGGGTCCACCTCCATAATAcagaaacacaattattttctctcataaaagaacaaaataatgaaaaatcattaatttacaaaatatttcttgaacaaataaagttttttggatagtgaaaaatgttaaaattagtcaaaaacccattacttagtgcacTATTTTCCAAAAGTTTTCCCCCCTcacctgaacgaaattcctggctatgccactgagaAGAATAAAGGTATTCGTGATGCTATTATGAAATGGTTATtcgaatagattatttttgtggttttcttagatttcagtgcattctcagggaacaaattcactaaatagataatagaaacaTAATTCATTGTTAAACTTTAAAAGCTGTTAAGTTCTcaccttagaaaatattttttcttacaaaattgctattttttattgacttttatttagttttcatgAGTCAGAATAGCATCCAAAatcccccaatcaccccagaccactcCTGAATCTGTGTATTTCTAAGTTTCAGTGTACTGTGCTCTTAGAAAGCCTTACTTTATGTACTTCTGAGTTCCTATCCTCTAAAGGTATCCCTAATTATAATAACTATTTCTGTTCCAATGCAAACCaccatagaaaaattaaatgagtgtTCATCATTAGTTTaaagtttgattaaaaaattacaatatatttttcaagcattagtATTTTCAATGGTTGTTCGCAATTTGAATCCATGGATGCCaaaattcaatatgtatttttagcaaacaaatattttaacatagTCAAGATTTTAAAACTTAAGATGAAGGTAAATTTTGATGAGGGTCGGTACCATTACAATGTTGAAGGTGATAACTTCAGTTTTTAACAATTCTTCAATGATGGTTTATACATgctcttttaaaataatgatgaacaatTCCATTTCCTCAGGAAGAAGGCCCTAACGCTAAATTCCTTCAGAAGGTTACAGTCCCTGTATATGACCAAAATGAGTGTGCTCTGGCTTACAAAACGTCCAACGGGATTACGGATCAAATGTTCTGCGCTGGAGTGAAGGAAGATGGCAAGAATTCTTGTAACGTAAATagcatttacataatttatatctTCTATtgtaataaatgatatatttatttcatgggcGTAAGCCTTAATAACATATCAATACCTTCACTGCACAAAAGCTCAGcaatcgcctaccgaatcaaatccgctcatctaggagcccaattATAATACCGTAGcagagaattggaggtgagcgtttatgctccggctactgccagctgagagcattcgtattgttgggctcctcGATGAGCGGATTTGTTTCAGTGGGCGATcattgagcatttttgcagtgaaggaattgatattacaaataaaatgcatTGCACCATCATCCAATGGTATAAAAAATTGTTTGGAAGTTTCAGacttttaatctatttttgtagTCATACATATTATCAGTGTATGCAcaatagtattttaattattttgtcaatatGGTTGCTGTTGTAGAGGCCATAAATGCATCTTAAATTCagaatttatatttctcttaattttctcttcgacaaatgaagtttttcatggTCATTATTATCCTTACCATAATAATCGAATTAGATTGGTCTGGTCCAATTAATTACCATTCACCCTTTCTGATTTGAACttgaaaaattgtatgaaatgtcAGCATTGAAGCTTTTGGAAGCACATAAACATGTAGGCACTGAGATATTTACTAAATACAGTAAATCTTACTTATGgagattttaaatgatttttggtgAATGGATAAATCAAATTCTCTCACAGGGTGATAGTGGTGGTCCTCTGGTCACCAATGATAAGCTGTACGGCATTGTATCCTGGGGGAAAGGTTGCGCCGAAGGAGGATACCCAGGAGTTTACGCCAAAGTATCGTCAATGAAGGCATTCATAGCCAAGGAAACTGGCTTGAAGAAGTGATGGAGAGTATTGGCTGATTAGCCTATATACATGTATGACCATTagctatattttgtaaatttgtatgttctgaaaacttttcttttcaataaatcattcaaatagggtggtttcctattttcctaattgcctaaatcgaaagattattactcctggagtaggtatttcatgctatttgatttttaaatgatatctattttttgcgattaaatgaaaagtgaaaattttcaagcacccgAAAATGCCACCGCTAAGCTTGAATGCTGgggaaactccgtgtgacgtcgttctggttcccgctaccgcaagtgaggtgaccttggggcgaggctttgagcgctgatacgacgcaggatgctagcaggtagcagagtaccctgctagctggtagcacttggcttaaataaggattattaatactctatcaaacataggaaactttccaaccataggttattttaataggtgattatgaataGATGTTTCTCAGAGTtccgtgcctcatgcaagcattggtaatcaaAGATGATGTAaatctcctgactactcgtatagcatctggggtccgtgtgacgtcgggtggagtgtcatcgcatgggcgccaatctggtctttttcagatgaggttaaaattgaccattaacattcgtctaaactgggatttctaaaactaaaataatttgtgtattatgaatacactaattgttgGTTATGAAtcccaatcaatgcattttgtttttgttgacaaaggaaactatcctattttctatactttagATTAATGGAATGAAGGCAAAGTATGTAGTAATAAAAGCCATGAGAGCTGGCTTTACTTCATCttcctgaaaattttcccttgtaGCGACAACCCACCTTATGTTTCCTTAACCAGGTGAAAATTTTTGCTTGCCGTTTCTTTTCACAGGATCAAGGACAGGAAAGGGAAAGCAACTTTGCTTTTCAATTGGCTTTTGATGCTTTCCAGTTGGCTTGCATTTTGGCTACTAGCTACTCAATTGCTTTCTGATCCCTTTCCATTGGACCTAGAATTATGTATTTTGAGGAGTAAATGTGACTATTTTGCCATCCGACGGCTTTCCGATTTCTTTCCCATAGAATTAGAATTATATCACATAATGTTGCCGTCCAACTGATTTCTGTTTCTTTTCCGAAGGACTTTTTGTTAGAGGCTTTCTACTGAACTATGGAGAATTAATTACTACTCTGCCAACCCATTCCAATTtaagaagaatatattttaaataaaatgtatgcattcaaAAAAGTGGTGAAATAGATGTTAGAGCATGGCagtaattattttatgtaattcaaGCTTTATTATGTTTGAAAGGCTTCTTGCAAAGCTATGAAGCCATGAAAGCACTTTACATACCAGATTATAATTagattttccatcattatttacatgaaaatactgGCCAAACATATTTTAGATTCATATCAACTCCAGTATCCACCAAATATAAACCGgtattatttttcatgagaattGAAATCCAATAAATAAAAGTCTAAATTATCCATCCTTTATGCAATAAATTTGGGACCAACATGAACTCCACCATGAATCAAAATCATGGTATGAAGCAACACATAGGATACCTCTATTGG
This window contains:
- the LOC124169363 gene encoding trypsin-3-like, whose amino-acid sequence is MRMNATTAVIVLAVIASASSFRVPNGPPTLDRRIVGGEDAAPGEFPYQLSLRIDGYHMCGASILSEDWAVTAAHCVHDVGDNSLQLMAGSLDVDEGEIYDVTYFTEHPNYDPDTTDWDMALLKVSTPFVFSGTVSPIALPAEGEELDVGTMVVISGWGDVREEGPNAKFLQKVTVPVYDQNECALAYKTSNGITDQMFCAGVKEDGKNSCNGDSGGPLVTNDKLYGIVSWGKGCAEGGYPGVYAKVSSMKAFIAKETGLKK